The Pseudarthrobacter sp. NS4 genome includes a window with the following:
- a CDS encoding acVLRF1 family peptidyl-tRNA hydrolase, giving the protein MSARAAGDRPPSVRTAFVSGSRLAGWAERFAAAHGGYLERDDDDGLRLLAADGTEALLQAPWPADGRPGRGRDGVERLASLASQPRRLGLLLVRRGGYGVGIAAEGELLASKVGTRYVQSRTAAGGQSQQRFARRRSNQADALVEAVAAQAAEVFSRESFEYVLPGGDRPLADLVLEHPALRGYARLPRLAYLDVPEPKAAVVKKAAVDACSVRVQVTDAPAA; this is encoded by the coding sequence ATGTCCGCACGAGCCGCCGGCGACCGGCCGCCCTCCGTCCGGACAGCTTTCGTTTCCGGCAGCCGGTTGGCCGGTTGGGCAGAGCGGTTCGCAGCCGCCCACGGCGGTTATCTGGAACGGGATGACGACGACGGGCTGCGCCTCCTGGCAGCCGACGGCACGGAAGCACTCCTGCAGGCGCCCTGGCCCGCGGACGGACGGCCCGGACGTGGGAGGGACGGGGTGGAGCGACTGGCGTCGCTTGCCTCGCAGCCCCGCCGTCTTGGCTTGTTGCTGGTCCGCCGGGGTGGTTACGGAGTGGGAATCGCCGCCGAAGGGGAACTGCTGGCTTCCAAGGTGGGCACCAGGTACGTGCAGTCCCGCACGGCGGCCGGCGGCCAGTCCCAGCAGCGGTTCGCCCGCCGCCGCTCCAACCAGGCCGATGCGCTCGTGGAGGCGGTGGCCGCGCAGGCTGCTGAGGTGTTCAGCCGGGAATCGTTCGAGTATGTGCTTCCCGGGGGCGACCGGCCGCTGGCGGACCTGGTCCTGGAACACCCCGCGCTGCGGGGATACGCCCGGCTGCCGCGGCTGGCCTACCTCGATGTGCCGGAGCCGAAGGCAGCCGTTGTGAAGAAGGCCGCGGTGGACGCCTGCTCGGTGCGGGTACAGGTAACGGACGCACCGGCCGCGTAG
- the aspS gene encoding aspartate--tRNA ligase, with protein MLRTHDLGSLRSEHIGQTVTLAGWVGRRRDHGGVAFVDLRDASGVAQVVVREEEVFHGLRNEYVLQVKGTVSKRPEGNENPALATGEIEVIAEDVTILNTSDPLPFQIDEHVEVGEEARLKHRYLDLRRPGPSRNLRLRSEANRVARELLHQDGFVEIETPTLTRSTPEGARDFLVPARLAPGSWYALPQSPQLFKQLLQVGGFEKYYQIARCYRDEDFRADRQPEFTQLDIEASFVDQDDIITLGENIVKAVWKLIDVEIPTPIQRITYADAMARFGSDKPDLRFGLELTELTEFFKDTNFGVFKASYVGAVVMPGGASQARRALDAWQEWAKQRGAKGLAYVLYKEDGELAGPVAKNLTDTERAGLADAVGAKPGDCIFFAAGEKTPSRALLGAARVEIGHRTGLIDPNDWAFCWVVDAPMFEPAAAAVASGDVAVGAGQWTAVHHAFTSPKPEFLDTFDKDPESALSYAYDIVCNGNEIGGGSIRIHQREVQERVFELMGLDKEDAQTKFGFLLEGFKYGAPPHGGIAFGWDRVVSLLAGVDSIRDVIAFPKSGGGHDPLTDAPAPITPQQRKEAGVDFKPEATKPVEAKKVEAVAK; from the coding sequence GTGCTGCGCACACATGACCTCGGATCCCTTCGCTCCGAGCACATTGGACAAACCGTAACCCTGGCCGGCTGGGTGGGCCGCCGTCGTGATCACGGTGGTGTGGCATTCGTGGACCTGCGCGATGCATCCGGCGTGGCGCAGGTTGTGGTCCGCGAGGAAGAGGTCTTCCACGGGCTGCGCAACGAGTACGTCCTCCAGGTCAAGGGCACCGTTTCGAAGCGGCCGGAAGGCAACGAGAACCCGGCGCTTGCCACCGGTGAGATCGAGGTCATTGCCGAGGATGTCACCATCCTGAACACCTCGGACCCGCTGCCGTTCCAGATCGACGAGCACGTGGAAGTGGGCGAGGAAGCGCGCCTCAAGCACCGCTACCTGGACCTCCGCCGCCCCGGCCCCAGCCGCAACCTCCGGCTGCGCTCCGAAGCCAACCGGGTGGCCCGCGAACTGCTCCACCAGGACGGCTTTGTGGAAATCGAGACCCCCACGCTGACGCGGTCGACGCCGGAAGGCGCCCGTGACTTCCTGGTTCCGGCACGCCTGGCGCCCGGCTCCTGGTATGCCCTTCCGCAGTCCCCGCAGCTTTTCAAGCAGCTCCTGCAGGTGGGCGGCTTCGAAAAGTACTACCAGATTGCCCGCTGCTACCGGGACGAGGACTTCCGCGCGGACCGCCAGCCGGAATTTACCCAGCTGGACATCGAGGCGAGCTTCGTGGACCAGGACGACATCATCACGCTGGGCGAAAACATCGTCAAGGCAGTGTGGAAGCTGATCGACGTCGAGATCCCCACACCCATCCAGCGGATCACCTACGCCGATGCGATGGCCCGCTTCGGTTCGGACAAGCCGGACCTCCGCTTCGGACTGGAACTGACGGAGCTTACGGAATTCTTCAAGGACACCAACTTCGGTGTCTTCAAGGCATCGTATGTCGGCGCCGTGGTCATGCCCGGCGGAGCTTCGCAGGCACGCCGCGCCCTGGACGCCTGGCAGGAATGGGCCAAGCAGCGTGGCGCCAAGGGACTGGCCTACGTCCTGTATAAGGAGGACGGCGAGCTGGCCGGTCCGGTGGCCAAGAACCTCACCGACACCGAGCGTGCCGGCCTGGCCGACGCCGTGGGTGCCAAGCCCGGTGACTGCATCTTCTTCGCCGCCGGCGAAAAGACGCCGTCCCGCGCCCTCCTGGGTGCCGCACGCGTGGAAATCGGCCACCGGACCGGTTTGATCGACCCCAACGACTGGGCGTTCTGCTGGGTCGTGGACGCACCCATGTTCGAGCCTGCCGCCGCCGCCGTCGCCTCGGGTGACGTAGCGGTGGGCGCCGGCCAGTGGACGGCCGTCCACCACGCCTTTACGTCGCCCAAGCCGGAGTTTCTGGACACCTTCGACAAGGACCCCGAGTCCGCACTGTCCTACGCGTACGACATTGTCTGCAACGGCAACGAAATCGGCGGCGGCTCCATCCGTATCCACCAGCGCGAGGTGCAGGAGCGCGTCTTCGAGCTGATGGGCCTGGACAAGGAGGACGCCCAGACCAAGTTTGGCTTCCTGCTCGAGGGCTTCAAATACGGCGCACCCCCGCACGGCGGAATCGCCTTTGGTTGGGACCGCGTGGTGTCACTGCTTGCAGGAGTGGACTCCATCCGCGACGTCATCGCCTTCCCGAAGTCCGGCGGCGGCCACGACCCGCTCACGGACGCTCCGGCCCCCATCACGCCTCAGCAGCGGAAGGAAGCGGGCGTGGACTTCAAGCCCGAGGCCACCAAGCCGGTCGAAGCGAAGAAAGTCGAAGCGGTCGCCAAGTAG
- a CDS encoding peptidylprolyl isomerase: MAASSRSAREAKRRIQQMEAKRELRRDQEKRRKRDNLVAAGAGTAAVLLAVVLQLTAFAGNPTEEEFAAAEAGLASPSAPADPSASPSAQATNGPNIPAPDTAAGKTFTGELVLNGSPLGVELDGVNAPQAAAVFKSLSDEGFYNGKTCHRLTTADAFGVLQCGSPTGDGQGDPNYTWGPLENVPADNTYPAGTIAVARTGNNAYGNGTQFFIVYKDTTIPADSAGGYTVVGKVTSGLDVVSDIAAAGITPGGSDTDGAPVEPVTIDSFSLK, from the coding sequence TTGGCGGCCAGTTCACGCAGTGCCCGCGAAGCCAAACGGCGCATCCAGCAGATGGAGGCCAAGCGCGAGCTCAGGCGGGACCAGGAGAAGCGCCGCAAGCGCGACAATCTTGTGGCCGCAGGTGCCGGAACCGCCGCAGTGCTGCTCGCCGTCGTACTCCAACTCACTGCCTTTGCCGGGAACCCCACGGAGGAGGAGTTCGCAGCAGCCGAGGCCGGGCTTGCCAGCCCGTCAGCCCCGGCTGACCCGTCCGCAAGTCCGTCCGCCCAAGCCACGAACGGCCCCAACATCCCGGCCCCGGACACTGCCGCAGGCAAGACCTTCACCGGGGAACTGGTCCTGAACGGGAGCCCGCTGGGCGTGGAGCTGGATGGGGTTAATGCACCGCAGGCAGCAGCCGTCTTCAAATCCCTGAGCGATGAGGGCTTTTACAACGGAAAGACCTGCCACCGCCTCACCACCGCCGACGCATTCGGCGTCCTGCAGTGCGGCTCCCCCACGGGCGACGGGCAGGGCGATCCCAACTACACGTGGGGACCGCTGGAGAATGTTCCGGCCGACAATACCTACCCGGCCGGTACCATCGCCGTGGCCCGGACCGGCAATAACGCCTACGGCAACGGAACCCAGTTCTTCATTGTCTACAAGGACACCACCATTCCTGCCGACTCCGCAGGCGGCTACACGGTAGTCGGGAAGGTGACATCGGGGCTGGACGTGGTGTCGGATATCGCTGCCGCCGGGATCACGCCGGGCGGCAGCGACACAGACGGCGCGCCTGTTGAACCAGTCACGATAGACTCGTTTTCTCTGAAGTAG
- a CDS encoding GNAT family N-acetyltransferase codes for MDAAWPGLERYETDAWVFRAADGVTQRANSIWPRRDPEGGAQGFPGLLREARSWYRSRRLPVIFQLFDDPRTASLNAFLDAEGFTRQSETLILTRQASLGTTPPDRPVELASQPSDEWLEVWWDVDGRGGAEAPAAAREILEGCPSVYALVRGDDGRPAAVGRLVLPDTTPGPLGGIYCMATHPDARRCGYGSDVLRALLQEGASRKLDGYWLLVTAANHGAQELYAKAGFREEGRYLYRQERPRRAPTGC; via the coding sequence ATGGATGCTGCCTGGCCTGGTCTGGAACGGTATGAAACGGACGCCTGGGTTTTCCGGGCCGCGGACGGAGTAACGCAACGTGCCAACTCCATCTGGCCGCGCCGGGACCCGGAAGGCGGCGCACAAGGGTTCCCTGGACTGCTCAGGGAGGCCAGATCCTGGTACCGCAGCCGCCGGCTGCCGGTGATCTTCCAACTTTTTGATGATCCCCGGACCGCGTCCCTCAATGCATTCCTTGATGCCGAAGGCTTCACCCGGCAGTCCGAAACCCTGATCCTTACCCGTCAGGCCTCGCTGGGCACCACGCCGCCTGACCGCCCCGTGGAACTGGCATCCCAGCCGTCGGATGAATGGCTGGAGGTGTGGTGGGACGTGGATGGGCGCGGCGGCGCGGAGGCCCCGGCAGCCGCCCGGGAAATCCTTGAAGGCTGCCCTTCGGTGTATGCACTGGTGCGCGGCGACGACGGCCGGCCCGCCGCCGTCGGACGCCTTGTTTTACCGGACACAACGCCGGGGCCGCTGGGCGGCATCTACTGCATGGCCACGCATCCGGACGCCCGCCGGTGCGGCTATGGCAGCGATGTCCTCCGCGCCCTGCTGCAGGAGGGGGCCTCCCGAAAGCTGGACGGCTACTGGCTGCTGGTCACCGCAGCCAACCATGGTGCCCAGGAGCTTTATGCCAAGGCCGGGTTCCGGGAGGAGGGCCGCTACCTCTACCGCCAGGAACGTCCCCGGCGCGCGCCGACGGGCTGCTGA
- a CDS encoding DUF349 domain-containing protein translates to MTDSQKSDETATDLTEAAAHATEDAGAEATTTPDTEAPAGDAPESSTPTADPVEAPAGEAPAEEEPSGDAPESAAPAPAPAPGPRPSAPSPAAFASRPKPAAATPAAAPVQAPPSTSLAEASKWGRVEGDGHVFLTIDGSEHPVGQYPGVSDDEALAYFARKYDDVVAQIVLLEQRVSSKAPSTDMQKTVTHLREQLAERNMVGDLRAAEARLDSLSTQIAELEKAEKAEHDAVRASELAAREAIVAEAEQISGQDPAQTQWKTSSARMNELFESWKTAQKSGVRLGRSNEDALWKRFRAARTVFDRHRRAYFSQLDSNNSAAKAAKEKLIAEAESLSTSTDWGFAAGEYRRLMDQWKASPRASRKDDDALWARFRAAQDVFFANRQAANDEIDQEYSANLTVKQALLTEANAILPVKDLGAAKKALQSIRDRWEEAGKVPRAEMGRIEAGLRKVEDAVRQAEEEQWQRSNPERKARTNSALSQLESAIAGLQDDLAKAEKSGDQRKIKAAQEALEARQAWLDQIQRSASELS, encoded by the coding sequence GTGACAGACAGTCAGAAATCCGACGAAACAGCAACAGACCTGACCGAGGCGGCGGCCCACGCCACGGAAGACGCAGGAGCTGAAGCAACCACTACACCGGACACGGAAGCTCCCGCCGGGGACGCCCCTGAAAGCAGTACTCCCACAGCGGATCCTGTCGAAGCGCCCGCCGGTGAGGCTCCGGCGGAGGAAGAACCCTCCGGTGACGCCCCGGAATCCGCTGCCCCCGCTCCTGCACCGGCTCCCGGCCCCCGGCCGTCCGCCCCTTCCCCTGCAGCCTTCGCCTCGCGTCCCAAGCCGGCAGCAGCAACCCCGGCCGCGGCACCCGTCCAGGCCCCGCCGTCAACGTCCTTGGCTGAGGCCTCGAAGTGGGGCCGCGTCGAAGGCGACGGACACGTCTTCCTGACCATCGATGGCAGCGAGCACCCTGTGGGGCAGTACCCGGGCGTGAGCGACGACGAGGCCCTGGCCTACTTTGCGCGGAAATACGACGACGTGGTGGCCCAGATTGTGCTGCTCGAACAGCGCGTCAGCTCAAAAGCCCCCAGCACGGACATGCAGAAAACGGTGACCCACCTCCGGGAGCAGCTCGCTGAACGGAACATGGTGGGCGACCTCCGGGCGGCCGAGGCCCGGCTGGACAGCCTTTCCACGCAGATCGCCGAACTCGAAAAGGCGGAGAAGGCGGAGCACGACGCCGTCCGCGCGTCCGAGCTCGCTGCCCGTGAGGCCATCGTTGCTGAGGCTGAGCAGATTTCCGGCCAGGATCCTGCCCAGACCCAGTGGAAGACCTCCAGCGCCAGGATGAACGAGCTCTTTGAGAGCTGGAAGACTGCGCAGAAGAGCGGCGTCCGCCTTGGCCGCAGCAATGAAGACGCCCTGTGGAAGCGGTTCCGTGCCGCCCGCACAGTTTTCGACCGCCACCGCAGGGCCTACTTCTCCCAGCTGGACAGCAACAACTCCGCGGCCAAGGCCGCCAAGGAAAAGCTGATTGCCGAGGCTGAGTCGCTGTCCACGTCCACCGATTGGGGTTTCGCCGCCGGCGAGTACCGCCGCCTGATGGACCAGTGGAAGGCCTCCCCGCGCGCCAGCCGCAAGGACGACGACGCCCTCTGGGCCCGTTTCCGTGCAGCCCAGGACGTCTTCTTCGCCAACCGCCAGGCTGCCAATGACGAGATCGACCAGGAGTACTCCGCCAACCTCACGGTCAAGCAAGCCCTCCTGACCGAGGCCAATGCCATTCTTCCCGTCAAGGACCTGGGGGCGGCCAAGAAGGCGCTGCAGTCCATCCGGGACCGGTGGGAGGAAGCGGGCAAGGTGCCGCGGGCGGAAATGGGCCGTATCGAGGCCGGGCTCCGCAAGGTTGAGGACGCTGTGCGCCAGGCCGAGGAAGAGCAGTGGCAGCGGTCCAACCCGGAGCGGAAGGCCCGCACCAACAGTGCCCTGTCCCAGCTTGAATCCGCCATTGCCGGGCTCCAGGACGATCTGGCCAAGGCTGAAAAGAGCGGTGACCAGCGCAAGATCAAGGCCGCGCAGGAAGCACTTGAAGCGCGCCAGGCCTGGCTCGACCAGATCCAGCGTTCGGCCAGCGAGCTTTCCTGA
- the hisS gene encoding histidine--tRNA ligase, with translation MARTASLSGFPEWLPEERLVELHVLDTLRRVFELHGFGSIETRAVETVGQLLRKGEIDKEVYGLSRLQEDESDNPVKAGKADPHALALHFDLTVPFARYVVENAGYLAFPFRRYQIQKVWRGERPQEGRAREFTQADIDVVGDGELPFRYDVEIALVIAEALGALPIPDFRLRINNRKLAEGFYRGIGLEDTAGVLRSIDKLEKVGPAKVAELLKEELGATDEQAQKALQLAGIRTEDTSFVAQVRALGVSNELLDEGLNELEQVIEAAVQRAPGKVVADLSIARGLDYYTGTVVETVLVGHEQLGSICSGGRYDALASKGNRKFPGVGLSIGVTRLVSRILSQDLARASRSVPTAVLVALTHDGSWGAAQDVAAQLRSRGIPTEVAAKAEKFGKQIKFADRRGIPFVWFTDDDGTHQVKDIRSGEQVVAAPETWAPPSEDLAVQVATTAPVATAV, from the coding sequence ATGGCACGCACCGCCTCCCTGTCCGGATTCCCCGAGTGGCTTCCCGAGGAGCGGCTGGTGGAACTCCATGTTCTGGACACCCTGCGCCGGGTCTTCGAACTCCACGGGTTCGGCTCGATCGAGACACGCGCCGTGGAGACCGTGGGGCAGCTGCTGCGTAAGGGTGAGATCGACAAGGAAGTGTACGGCCTCAGCCGGCTCCAGGAGGACGAGAGCGACAACCCTGTTAAGGCAGGCAAAGCGGATCCGCACGCCCTTGCCCTGCACTTTGACCTCACCGTCCCGTTCGCCCGCTACGTCGTTGAAAATGCCGGATACCTGGCGTTCCCGTTCCGGCGCTACCAGATCCAGAAGGTGTGGCGGGGTGAGCGTCCGCAGGAAGGCCGGGCCCGCGAGTTCACGCAAGCGGACATTGATGTTGTGGGCGACGGCGAACTGCCCTTCCGCTATGACGTTGAGATCGCGCTGGTGATCGCGGAAGCCTTGGGCGCGCTGCCCATCCCGGACTTCCGGCTGCGCATCAACAACCGCAAGCTGGCGGAAGGCTTCTACCGGGGAATCGGCCTCGAGGACACGGCGGGAGTGCTCCGCAGCATCGACAAGCTGGAAAAGGTGGGCCCGGCCAAAGTGGCCGAGCTGCTGAAGGAAGAACTGGGTGCCACCGACGAGCAGGCGCAAAAGGCGCTGCAGCTGGCGGGGATCCGCACGGAGGACACGTCCTTCGTGGCACAGGTCCGGGCGCTTGGCGTCAGCAACGAACTGCTGGACGAAGGCCTGAACGAGCTGGAACAGGTGATTGAAGCCGCTGTCCAGCGGGCCCCCGGCAAGGTGGTGGCAGACCTCAGCATCGCCCGCGGTCTTGACTACTACACGGGAACAGTGGTGGAAACCGTCCTGGTTGGCCACGAGCAGCTGGGCTCCATCTGCTCCGGCGGCCGGTACGATGCCCTGGCATCCAAAGGCAACCGGAAGTTCCCCGGCGTCGGGCTGTCCATCGGAGTTACCAGGCTGGTTTCCCGCATCCTGAGCCAGGACCTGGCCAGGGCCTCGCGTTCGGTTCCCACCGCTGTACTGGTGGCCCTGACGCATGACGGCAGCTGGGGCGCGGCACAGGACGTTGCAGCCCAGTTGCGGAGCCGCGGCATTCCCACCGAAGTGGCTGCCAAGGCGGAGAAGTTCGGCAAGCAGATCAAGTTCGCCGACCGGCGCGGCATCCCGTTCGTCTGGTTCACGGACGACGACGGCACGCACCAGGTCAAGGACATCCGGTCGGGGGAGCAGGTGGTGGCCGCCCCTGAAACCTGGGCGCCGCCGTCGGAGGACCTCGCTGTGCAAGTGGCCACGACAGCCCCGGTGGCCACGGCGGTTTAG
- a CDS encoding replication-associated recombination protein A encodes MDDLFGHGPGNDDDGDNGAPAAGRTAGGGGNASPRGPLAVRMRPRTLDEVVGQQHLLGQGSPLRQLAAGAGADTSGPAGPTSLILWGPPGTGKTTLAHVIARGPGRKFVELSAITAGVKDVRRVMDDALTARDLYRTTTVLFLDEIHRFNKAQQDALLPGVENRWVVLVAATTENPSFSVVSPLMSRSLLLTLRPLTDADIEGLLVRAVQDQRGLDGKVELDPEALAHLVRLSGGDARRALTALEAAAGVAFGDADDAEAGPVKVELKHTERALDAAAVRYDRAGDQHYDVASAFIKSIRGSDVDAALHYLARMLEAGEDPRFVARRIVISAAEDVGLADPTALQTAVAAAQAVQLIGMPEGRIVLAEAVVHLATAPKSNAAYTGINKAIADVRAGLGNGIPAHLRDAHYPGSKQLGHGLGYKYAHDAPHGVATQQYPPDDLVGKDYYQPTANGAERDIAVRLERLRKIVRGK; translated from the coding sequence GTGGATGATCTCTTCGGGCACGGGCCAGGCAATGATGACGACGGCGACAACGGCGCGCCGGCCGCCGGCCGGACCGCCGGAGGAGGGGGCAACGCTTCTCCCCGTGGCCCGCTGGCCGTCCGGATGCGCCCCCGCACCCTTGACGAGGTAGTGGGCCAGCAACACCTCCTCGGCCAAGGGTCACCCTTGCGCCAACTTGCTGCAGGGGCGGGAGCGGACACATCCGGCCCCGCGGGACCCACCTCGCTGATCCTCTGGGGTCCGCCCGGAACCGGAAAAACCACGCTCGCGCACGTCATCGCGCGCGGTCCCGGCAGGAAGTTCGTTGAACTCTCAGCGATCACGGCGGGCGTCAAGGATGTCCGCCGCGTGATGGACGATGCGCTCACCGCCCGCGACCTCTATAGGACCACCACTGTCCTGTTCCTGGACGAGATCCACCGCTTCAACAAAGCCCAGCAGGACGCCCTGCTGCCCGGCGTCGAAAACCGCTGGGTGGTGCTGGTGGCCGCCACCACCGAAAACCCGTCCTTCTCCGTCGTATCGCCGCTCATGTCCCGTTCCCTGCTGCTCACGCTCCGCCCGCTGACAGACGCAGACATTGAAGGCCTCCTGGTCCGGGCCGTGCAGGACCAGCGCGGCCTCGACGGCAAGGTTGAACTCGATCCGGAAGCGCTGGCCCACCTCGTCCGGCTCTCCGGCGGCGACGCCCGACGCGCCCTGACCGCCCTTGAAGCGGCGGCCGGAGTGGCCTTCGGTGATGCTGACGACGCCGAAGCCGGGCCCGTCAAGGTTGAACTGAAGCACACCGAGCGCGCCCTCGACGCCGCCGCTGTCCGCTATGACCGCGCGGGGGACCAGCACTATGACGTGGCCAGCGCCTTCATCAAATCCATCCGCGGTTCCGACGTGGACGCCGCCCTCCACTACCTCGCCAGGATGCTGGAAGCGGGGGAGGACCCGCGCTTCGTCGCCCGCCGGATCGTGATCTCCGCAGCCGAGGACGTGGGGTTGGCTGATCCCACTGCCCTGCAGACGGCTGTGGCCGCAGCCCAGGCGGTGCAGCTGATCGGCATGCCCGAGGGGCGCATCGTCCTGGCCGAGGCTGTGGTGCACCTCGCGACAGCACCAAAGTCCAACGCCGCCTACACGGGCATCAACAAAGCAATCGCCGACGTTCGGGCGGGGCTGGGGAACGGCATCCCCGCCCATCTGCGGGACGCGCACTATCCGGGTTCGAAGCAGTTGGGCCACGGCCTCGGTTACAAGTACGCCCATGATGCTCCACACGGGGTTGCCACCCAGCAGTACCCGCCCGATGACCTGGTGGGAAAGGATTACTACCAGCCCACCGCCAACGGCGCGGAGCGGGACATTGCGGTGCGGCTGGAGCGGCTGCGGAAGATCGTCCGGGGCAAGTAG
- the rpsD gene encoding 30S ribosomal protein S4: MANNTRARRQARLSRSLGIALTPKAAKYMERRPYGPGEHGRARKKQDSDYAVRLREKQRLRAQYGIREAQMTRAFEEARRTKGLTGENLIELLEMRLDALVLRAGFARTIAQARQLVVHRHIMVDGVRVDRPSFRVGEGQLVHVHSRSETMVPLQVAAAGAHRDVLPTVPAYLDVKLEALQARLVRRPKRSEVPVTCEEQLVVEFYAR, translated from the coding sequence GTGGCTAACAACACTCGTGCTCGCCGTCAGGCCCGCCTCTCGCGGTCCCTCGGCATCGCTCTGACCCCCAAGGCCGCCAAGTACATGGAGCGCCGCCCGTACGGCCCCGGTGAGCATGGCCGTGCCCGCAAGAAGCAGGACTCCGACTACGCCGTACGTCTGCGCGAAAAGCAGCGCCTGCGCGCCCAGTACGGCATCCGCGAAGCACAGATGACCCGTGCCTTCGAAGAGGCCCGCCGCACCAAGGGCCTGACCGGTGAAAACCTCATCGAACTGCTCGAAATGCGTCTTGACGCCCTGGTCCTGCGTGCCGGCTTTGCCCGCACCATCGCCCAGGCCCGCCAGCTGGTTGTGCACCGCCACATCATGGTTGACGGCGTCCGCGTTGACCGTCCGTCGTTCCGCGTCGGCGAGGGCCAGCTGGTCCACGTCCACAGCCGCAGCGAAACCATGGTTCCGCTCCAGGTAGCAGCAGCCGGCGCCCACCGCGACGTCCTGCCCACCGTTCCGGCATACCTGGACGTCAAGCTGGAAGCCCTCCAGGCACGCCTGGTTCGCCGCCCCAAGCGCTCCGAGGTCCCCGTGACCTGCGAAGAGCAGCTGGTCGTCGAATTCTACGCACGCTAA